The nucleotide sequence aagaaaaacctaaTCAATAACCATCCttacaatattaataaaaataaaatcaacaattgataataatacaatacataCACAGAATAATGAAAAGCTCATAGCCAAACCCATCAGCGTGAGTTTCCTTTTGCATTTCAAATGTACACAGTAAAATGGAGGAAAAAGTACCGGGTGCAGATATCTTCCACCGTAAAAACTACTGCATCCgtcaaagataaaaaaaatcagtctaAAAGTGGAGTGAATTCATAAAGACGAGCAGCCTGGTGAAGCGCGGCCTACTGTGGGGACGCTGGTCACACACACCTGTCTTCCTACGTGTGTCCAGCCCTGTCAGTGTCCTGAGCCAGAGAGGAAGTCTGGGAGGCAGGAAGTGTCAGTCAACAAGCTCTTCCTGTGGCTCTGGGGCTGTTTCCTGTTGCCGGTGGCCATTTTGCACGAGATGGGATGGGGCACCTTCATATGAGTCCTGTGCTCATGGGCCATCCCAGAAGGCTGTGCGGCGAAGCCGGAGTTCCGTGGGCGAGGGGGACCGGGGTTGATAGACGTGAAGGGGGCGGGGTTAAAAAGGAACCGGGGTCAAAGGGGTTTGAAAacgaaacaaaacataaaaccccaaataaaaaaataaaaacaagaaatcacACACTCATCGTCATGTTGGGTGAATACTGGAAAGAGAAAATGGGGAAAGGGGATATACAGTGAAGGTGAGATCATGAGAAAATCCACACAGCGCAAATACAAGATGGTATCATGTCATCACTGTCCCAAAATACAGCAAGGAAATGCATGATTTTGCCTTGACACAGCAGTAACCAAAGACAGACAATAAAAAATCAGAAAGCAGGCTGCTCTTAAAGGGCCACAGTCCTGTTACAAccgcaaacaaacacaccagcCTATAACTTTCTTAACCTTGTTGTGTCAATGTGTGTGATGTGGGTTAATGAACCCTGTAAGAAAACGGCCCTCCAGGATAGAAGTCCAATAGCCTTTCAGTTTGTGTCCAGGAAACTGCTGGGTCCTTTATTACAAAAGCTAATTCCAGCATTCACTCTTGGTAATAACTTTCCATATACACTTTCAATGCCAATCAAACTAGTATTTCTAAGAAATAAAGTTTATGCACAAGGGACGATGACGTACTTCCCCTAAAACCTCTGCCAGCTAGGTCACTTCCACTCTTATAGCACTAAGGGGATTTTTCACCAAGTGATAACGATATGTTTAGTTAGAAAACTTTCAAATTTCGTCTAACCGACAGCACTACGGGTGAGCATTGTGTGCCTCTGTGCATATGCCTTTAGTAATTGCAAAAGTTCACTTagtgttttttcatatttgttgatGTACCTTGAAACAGATAGCCTTAAGTGCTTTTTGGTGGGCGACGTATGGCGAAGTGTTTGTATAATAAGTTGCTGATCGTAATCCTATGTGCACCCTGAAGCGAAACACCATTGTTCCCTATGGCGCCAGATATAACAGAGCTGTTACAGGACGTCATCGCCCcgtgtgcatataccccattcagttttaaatgttcaattcTGATCAGGTTTAAATCTTATGCCCAGTGGGAGGTGCCAGTGAGTGCCTGCTGGACGGAGCTGTATGACTGGCTGGTGAGGGGAATGGCAGGAATTTGGGTGTGGGTCCAACTCTACTTACACTTTCACTTTGGAATGGGTTTAGGAAGTTGCCGCCCATTTCTCCATCGTCTCGCGGTGTACCCGGAGGGTTATTCATGCCTGCCATGTTGTTAGGGGAATTCTGAAAGTGAGAGGAAATCAATTGATGGGTCTGATGTCACTTCCTGAGATGggaaaacaaaggaaaaacCTTGACTGGCAAACCTTTCTTACCTTTGGCAAGCCGTCCATGTCACCAGAGCCTATAAAAACGAATTATGTATTTATAGcacatgtatataaaatatataaaaaaatatattctttgtatttacttatttacttaATTAAATCTCAGCATTTTGGTTCCCATATGATCATGtaatgacttttttattttattttcaacgGTATGGTCCTAATGCTTACCTAATGATCCATTCATATGATGGGGTTCCATGCCACCCATACCTCCCATCGGACCATCCGGACCAGGACCCATGGGGAACTGAAACAGAAACAATTACAACCAAACCACCATTATGTAAACATGCTCTATGAGGTAAACACATTTCTATTGTTCATGTGATTATTAACAGTAATAGATTTATCTGTGTCCTTGACGGTTAGCATTGAATTGCAACTAAATAAATCTTGAATTAATACTTACATTGGGTCGGTTGCCTCCTGGTCCGATAGGGTTCATCATCGTGTAGATGTTCTCACTGGAATTTGTGGAGTCTGCAAAAGAACAGAAAGCAGTCAGACTTTACCACTTGAATATGACCCGAATATTTTCTGCATCTGACGTACAAGACCAAGTATATTCAGATGCCCAACAACACACAAGATCAATATGATGCGCTTTATCACCGTAATAAATTTGTTTCCTTAAGTGATTTATGGCTTCTGAGAGAGAATACAAAAGAGACAGTGCTCACAAACAGAAGCGAGTGGAAAGGAAAAAAGAGGGGTGATGTCCCATTTTCCGTTCTCCCGGAAAAAGTAAGGTGGTAAGGTAACCTTGCGGTTACATTGAGGGGTGGGAGAGGGTGTTAAACAGGGTGTTTGTAAAACGCTGAGGATCTTTCTTCCTGGAGAGACGTGAATTGTTTCCGGCTGAGCTGATTAaagagatgttgtgtgtttgtgtgtgaatgacaTGCAATGGGTTGAGGTAGAGCGGATCTAATGTACCTCCTGGGCTTGGCATTATGGGAGTTCCTGGTGGACCACCTCCTCCTGGAGGACCCTGAGggagagaacacacacacaaagcccTGCTTAGCTTTTCAGTGTTAAATAATACTTATAAGAACTACTACAGAAGCGATTCTTAAACAAAGACGCAAGCGCTGGGGAACCATTAAGCTGCTTTGACTAATGTGCagatattttacttttaaagagAAGCGACGCTGGGGGCTAAACCAGGAAGGATAGTGATTTCCTAAGCAAAACcaatacatttagacattttaatatGTGCTTGAATATGCTTTTAGTGTTCAAAGGAAAACTCCTTTTGTAGTCCCCCTTTGAGCTAAAGAAAACTATAGAATAGTAGAGAACGTTAGAAGACCTTTACAATAGGTTTTCTGCTTTTTGTGGGGTACTCACCACATAGTTGCCTGGAGATGAGGAGGAGTATGCTATCTGTCAACACAAATGAAAGATCGTAAATGCATGGAGAATCGAACGTTAAACTTCACATTaaaagttttgttatttaagaCGATTAACTGATTCCAGTTTGTTTGCGATTCAATTTTCTTTGTTGTATATAACAGAATACTGTGGGTTATTTTCATCGAATACCACATCACAGTTTCAATTCACACAAAGCCCGTCCTGCTAAGAGAGACACAGCACACATATGAACTTACCGAGTTAGCATTCGGGTTTGGCCAGGGGCCACGTACTCCAGGACCCCTGTAAAGGAAAATGCGAGACGTAAAAAGATGAATAAACTGGCTTTAACAGGATTAAATAACGTGTGTGTTTTAACACTTAAGGACTCACATGTTCATGCCGGGCATGCCTGGACCACCTAGAGAGTTGGGAGGAGGCCTCATGCCACCATAACTCTGCAATGGgcaaatacaaaacaaagaagGATGTTAATTTTTATGGACCTTTAATAATCCACCTTCCTGTCTGGAGTTTAATCCGCTATTAAACTTTATCAGTGATTCTTACAGAAAACAGTCTTTGAAGTAAGGAACAATTTGGGCAGGTGGGGAAGGGATTTccccaatgaaataaaaatgtttttaatgtttttaaaataattaataaaaaaaaaaattgaatgatTTTAAATCTCCTTGAGCAATTTATGAAAATCAATTTCTGTATTATTctgtattgtatattttcacTGAGTATTGTAAGGTACTGTTCAATTTATTAGtggttgttttttttaatttgttaaaataattttattttatatacatttttataaaataacttatgTTTTTCATCGAATGCACACACTGGCCCCGAAattatgtttgaaataaattaaaactacgCAACAGTTATTGGTTTCTAGTGGAGGTCTACGGAAAGTTAAGTTTGGACCATATAACGTCCGTTTATGCTGTTGCAGCTAAAAACGTCTtatagtatattttatatactgaAATCTGTCAAtccctatttatttatttaataaaatatatttaatcagATTTAGTCTATTTAATACATGAACAACAAACTACTTTTTGCTACTTTCGTTTACTCTTTACCCTATATCAAATTTATTTTGACCTcatttattaatacatattttatacttGTTTAAACAATTATTATCTAGACTTTTCAGAGGACCGTGTCCTTCCTTTTCGGACCTCTGGGGGTCCTCAGActccagtttgaaaaccccagCTTATATCAAAACCATCACCCAGCCGGTGACGGGGATTTAACCAAACAGGTTAGGAAGACTGAAGAAGTTCAGCTCAGGCAGACGGCGGCCCACCTGTCTGGCTGCCCGTGGGCAGAGGGCAAAGTGTGACAGAGGCTCAGAGGCCCTAAGCTGTTTCTTTCTAACCCGAGTCTTTGTTCCGCACTCTACCCAATTTGTCGAACAGATGCTGCACCAGCTGCCGATGTGTGAACCACCTTGCTTGCCAAGAACGAGGACCACGAGAGAGATGGGAGAGGGAGGAATTCTGCTTTACGGCACAGGTGTCAAATGAGGAATAAGAGGGTTCAGACTCTTTATCTACTCCGTTTGACTACTGTGGGAAAATGTAGATTCTGTTGCTGTCTTGCCCAGTGTGATTTTTGGTCTCAAATGTATACAAGAATGGTTCAATTTCTAAATACGCGTAATACAGATAGCTGATGTCTAATATGAGGAAATAGATGTATCAAATAATACACCTACCTGAGGGCCCATTCCACCCATACCCCTGGGAGGATTCATCCTCATTGGGCCGCCCATGTTTGGATGTCCTATAAAACATGCAATACATATATTAAGCATGATTATATTACAGTCATAAAATACTCTTTTTAGCTTTATCGTTCAtagatgtgtttttaaagcagggGGATAGCAAACACAGACGTTACCTTGTGGTCTGGTTGGGTCCAAACTGTTTGTCAGGAGTGGCTGTGACCCTGGAACTCCTACAGGAGgcttaaaaaacaaagacataatgaaaaaggtttAATGAAACTCTTACAGAGACCTAAATCACCCAATGAATACAATTCACAACGATTCTCAATATATgatgtttgtaaataaaacacaacagaagtaTCCTCAAAAATATCATATAACTTGATCAGCTACTTCAAATTGAGACAGCTTTGCTTGTTTTTGAAGGAGCCATATTTCTTGCCACATGGTGTCAAACACTAGCATTTGGTGTTAAATAGAAGCATATGGCACGTTGACTTTTTCACAAAACCTTAAAAAGGTGCCTTCTATGCATTTCAGGTACAGAGAGTTCAAGTTAGAGCTATACGTTTTACAACACattgttattttacacaaaagacACTGTAAAATGAGCATAGAAATGACAGAAGGTATACAGCAAGTTTTTGTACCTGATTTGGCATGCGAAGAGACGGCCGTGGTCCACCCGGGTACCGCGGAGACATGAATGGCTGGAAAGGCATAAACAGCAGCATTAGCAACATGTAACGCTGTTTACCAACACAGCGAGATCTTTGCAAACACCAGAATGAATGAGTGCAGCAGGCCAGGCTATAGCAGATGGAATGGACAGACAGATGCAACATCAAAAATGCACATTTGACAGCTCTCATTTTTTTACCATCGGCACAGACTACTTCCATCCGGCCATCAAACCACACTAGGAGTCGATTAAAGGCCCTTACACTTTTGCCAAAATTCTACAAGACGTCAGACCTCAAGTGGTCATGAACCGTGCACTCAAAACACATTTCCAGTGAAAGTCCGGTAATGAAGAAACTGACCACAAGAACCCAAGTGAGGGCAGAATCGAGCCTGCGTCCTGGCATACAAACCATTAGATGTAACTCGACTCTGACGATCTTCCCACAGGCCTTGACCGCAGAAGCAGAGACCTGCGCCAATTTTATGGCCTTCGTAGAAACACGCTGGCTTACGGATGAGGGATAGGTGCGCGTGTGTCTCAGCAGCTAATTGGAGTGTTTTGGGTATTGTCGGAGCAGCGGCTGTACAACCACAGCTCTCCaatatgaagtgtgtgtgttcttgttttgCCACAACGTGCAATCATACGTAGCCCATGTGGTTACCGATCAATCGGCGCGCTTGTGAATTTATGCCCATGTTTGCGAGGGTGCAGTGTGCTGGTAGGCTTTACAATATTAATGCGCTATTGATGGGGGAAGGGGGTTCTGGTGTGAGCAAGGAATGGAGGCCCATCTCCAAGAACAAGGAGGAGGCTGAATTATTTATCCTGTTCGCGTGAAGGCGGAGGGGGCGGGGTGTGCAGGGTACCTCAATGTTCCCAGTATACAGAAACAGAAGGGAAGCAAAAGGAAAACAAAGGGAACTGCCATGTTTAGTATGTCACAAATGAGAACGAGGCAGTGAGATACGCTAGTACAGTGTATTTAATAGGCTGTATAGgctgaatgtgttttatttagaaaaattgtatagtaatagtgaaaaaaataatttgacgGATACAAAACAGGTCTGTATGTCTGTTACCAATACAGTATATCTTTGAATCTACCcgaaaatgaacattctgtcatcatataatcaacctcaagttgttccaaacctgtatacatttctttgttctgatgaactgaGAAATGGGAAAATCCCATTTCCCAACTGGGAAATCATttactatcatagtaggaaaaatgattgtactaatattttgaagaatttaggaacattaacagttctggggcacttttgactatcctactatggtagtcaatggttcctcaaaaatgtcaataactaacattcttcaactgaacaaagaaatgtatacaggtttgcaacTACAAATTGTAATAtgatcatttcttttcattttacatacaaacacatttattaatttagaagAGGATTTAACAGCTTTCAAGTGCATTTTGAATTTTAGTCAACTGAGACCAGAATGCAACATCACAGACTATGGATCGGATCACATGTCTTTCTCTCACAACCTGGTTTTCATTCACCTTAAATTTAACAACGGCAAAAGTCTACAGACGGGACACTCATTTTCCATCTCCAGGTTCCCGTTTTTAAACCTGTCCTTGTATGTTTCTGTGAATGTCAAAAAGACCTCACAGAATGATGAATAACCATGTCATTTACACTGCTCACCTGCAATGTGCAAGTATGACTTTGAATATAGGCCAGCCGAGTATacgtgtgtgtgattgtgagcGTTGCTGTGTGTCTTACCTGGCCGTGTGGTCCCATCATGGGGTTGCTGGTATTGTGTGGGGGAGGCTGTGCGTGTGGTGACTGCTGCGAGCCGGGAGGGCCCTTTAAGAGAGAAGAGGGAGATGAGAGACGCACAGAAGGCCTTCTGGTGAAGCCCGCTCCTGATGAGgcccatacacacacatacagtcatACAGACTCATTGATGCTCAAAGACTTTCACTCCTTACTGAAGAGTGTCCGGAAACCAAGAACGACCCAAAGTTTGAAATTTGTAATGTAGTTTCAAGTATTAATTCAAAGATAAAGGACTAAAAGCAAGTTATAAACTTTGCACTGATTGTGCCACAAACATGAATGACCTCACAATAAATcaacacttaaagggacagttcaaccaaaaatgaaaatgatttgatcatttactcaccctcacgtcatCCTAAATCTGTGTGACTTCTGTTTTTTtcccgcagaacacaaaagaaggtattttgaaggttggtaaccaaacaacgttgGCCGCCATTGatagacattcctcaaaatatcttctctgttcTACAGAAAAAAGATTCATATACCAGgtaatataaatgattaaagattttttttggtggttggactgtccctttaaatttaaTAAGAAACCTAATACAAACAGCATCTGAGGACCCGTATACGATAGAGCAGTGCATCTTTAACTTTTTGACTCAAAATATTCTAATATTTATAACTAGAAGATGTAGAAGCattcctgtagcttagtggtcagagcatggtgctaacaaCGCCATGGTCatgagttcgatcccagggattgcatatcattagaaacaaatgtgcagtataatgcattgtaagttgctttggataaaagcgtctgtcaaatgcataaatgtaaatgtatatttattaccaaaaaataaaacactaagaaatatcattttgttttggcTTATTATGTTTGGCTTATTTAATGCTTGATTTGTCTTTTACAAGTAATCTTAGACCCGTTGGAAGTTTGGAAGACTGCTTTAGAGCATTAAAAGTGGGCACTTTTTACAAGTATGTAATacaacttttttcagtataCAAACACCCTAGATTCCAATCCATCAATGCCACGTGATGTCCTAAACTCAACAGAATGAACAGACAAGCATCACGTAATCCATTAAAAATATAGAAGTCTTGTTTGGAGTGCACGGTGCCGTTTATATGAAGTGTGTAGAAGATATATTTCCCTGAATTAATTGCGTCTCATAAGACCCATTAAACATTTCACTGTACATAACAACTGTACAAAGCAGCCGTAATTTGAAATCATTAATGAGCAACATCCCATTGAGCTCAAGTCCAAAACGCTTCTGTGAGGAACAAGAGAACATGACTAATTTACCGCAAGGTTTTTTCTCTACACATTTTCTTCTCTTCCCCCTCGCTGATCATTCAAACCAAATGAGAAGCATATGCTATAATGGGTCCCGTGCTCCCGTCACCGGCCCCCGCTGGAACCCACCAGTCATTCAGCCAATCGCGTTCGCTTTTCAGTCGCGCCTCGTTGGTGACGGAAGGGTCTCAAAACAGTGATTTTATAAATCACTTCTGACTCTTCTGAAAAGATAATAACCTGCCACGTACCGGCATGGTCATCAACAGAGAGCCCTTCAATCTCCATTCACCGGCCCTGAAGGGGCAGTTATCATGAATGAAGAAAGCGAGACAGCTGCGATAGCACTTTCTGACCACATGGGGGCGGTGTTTGCAAAGCAAATCTCTCCGTTTGTATTTAACAGTAGTGCAATAACACTGAACAAGTTTGGCTTCATATTTGTATCATCTCTGCTCATTTGAGAACGGCTATCGATAACTAATGGTaataaaatgtgcaaatatGGTTGAGTATTTGATACTGACATCTGAGGTCAATTGCAACAAAATGCCAAGTTTAGTGTTATATCAAAAGGAAAATAAGTATAGCTGAAGAGCATAAggtgttttaaatgtacttaataTTTTCGTTCGTCTACGACGTGACCCACACTTATTGACCTATGGCCAACGTTCAGACCTCAGACAAGCCCTCCTGCTGCTTTCAGAGGGGCAGAGGAAACCATCCATCCAGCATTACCGGAAATCTCTAAGCTGATGACTAGAGCTGTAACGCAGACCACAGCCACAACATAACAGATCAGAGTAAAAAGCTGACCCACCCACATCATCAACCAAAAAACACGGCTGCTCTGACATGCTTGAATGAGCCATAAAAAATGTGCTAGCAGTTACTGAACCATGCAGCTCTTCTGGGGAGCACGTGTTTGAATCAGGCTTGCGACACTTCCTTAAACGTTTCTCTGTTCTTCCTTCGCTTTCTTTcactaaataaaatcaaatctgaaaaacaaaattgcatTGCGTTTTCAATGCAAGCCGCCTTTTATCAATAACCTGTACATTAATACAACATACAACCCATGTATTATCATTTTGAGAATGCACGGGTGATACTTCGCCTCCGTTTTAACCGTGACCCGTCGCTGACCTCCCCGTGAGAAGGGAGCGCTGCGGGGTTTGGAATGAGACCTGCTCCACTAGCTGTCCCAGAAACCATGTTCTGGAATacgagtgtttgtgtgttttccctGGCCGCCTGCCTCTTTCAGAGTGGGTCTGAGGGAAGGATTAGAGGGGTCTAGGGATGCTCAAGGCCTCTTTAACTCACAGTAGCACTGGGGTCACGACTGTTCATTACAcctcatcacacacagcatcagCAGAGATCGCCccactgctctctctctctcttactccgTCTCAACCTTTCTCTGCCAGAGAACCTCCTCTGCCTCCTGCTTTCCTTCATCTTTCACCCTTCACTGCTTCCATCCGCCCCTACACCTGGTCTCCACAGTACACAGTATGGCTGCGCATGTCAGTTACTATATGGACTTTAAACACgcaaaaatgcgttaaacagtCAGGATGACAGTATTCGCtgaaatacaacacaaacacacacagtcccATCGCATCACTGCTCATGCGCCACATCCGCATGCAGTGTTAATCCTCTAACCTGTTAACATCGGCAGAGAAAATACGCTCTGCTTTTGTGTCCGGTGTGAAACGGCCGTGAGAAACGAATCTcagaagaaacacacacaccaaaacacatcgcacctttctctctccctcagcGCGGGTCTGATATAAATAGCACAGTTCTGCTTCTCCAAAAATCTGCTCCACACCGCTCCGTACCCTCCTCAAACACGCTCCCCTGTACATCCATCCCCGTACATTAGATATTCCAGACGGCGGCAGAAATCATCTCCTCCCTCCGCTCTGCCTTATCGCAAACGCTGCCAAATGCCAGACCTGTCCATCACTGAGCAAACGCTCCACCGCCCCCACTGCATCATGGGAAGGGCTGCGGATGTGCACAAGCATGTTTCATTAACAAGTTGGGTGTCTATGTGAACTTGATGTTTCTTGTAAACACAGGCAGTTAGAaaccttctctctctccatctctccaaAAACGTCTGCATGTAACGTATCCCTCATCTAACGTTTGTGCAGTGGATATGAATGCCGACTCAAATCGTGTGGCTTGAGAGCcgtgtaaacacacacacatagtccATCGCTTCGTCTTATAGTGTCTCGTTACACTTAGCGTTCCCGTGTAAGTGCAGAAGATTATAGAAGCCCTGCACAAATGCATTCCTCTACTATGTGTTTTCATAGCATGCCATTTCAAATGGCTTCAAAGATCAAAGACAGACAACTGTATCTGCCCACTAAAGCGATTCATATATGGGCCGTAAAACCTCCACAGCGAACACAACACAGCCTTCGGTGTGAAATGAATAAGGAGGTAAGCGGACGAGACAACAGGAGGGAAAAAAGGAACACAATGAAATATGTTAAAGAGATATAACACCTTTACAAAGCATGCCGGAGATCTCAATGTACCGCACCGCACGAACATGAAGATTGAATAGGCcattcagtctctctctctctctctctctcgttctctcagagagacacacacaccattaaaaatgttttgaagcaGTTAAATGAATTATCAGACAGCAGAACTGCCCTGCAACTTTCCCGTCTATTATTCCATCGATTCTTTATTACGGCTGCCAATTTGACATGTTAATTTACTGTGATTATGTATTGgggggaaaaaaacacataaaaatgaatgcaattaTTCGTACCCCTGACCCACAAATTATGAGATTACGAGAGCGACGGCACAAAATGATTAAGGGTCGGTCTCAGGACCAACTATTGCATCCAGAAAACAGTTAAATAGTGCGCAACAGAACGCAGGGGTCTCAATatagattttacagtgtttaactacctgacatcatttaccaaaatgtcaacaataaataacaattaaGTAATTTTTGAAAACGGTTCTACAGACACATTTTTGTAATGTCCATTAAAcgttttaacttaatttaagggTATTTCTCAGCA is from Triplophysa dalaica isolate WHDGS20190420 chromosome 3, ASM1584641v1, whole genome shotgun sequence and encodes:
- the zgc:110158 gene encoding single-stranded DNA-binding protein 3 isoform X2; its protein translation is MYAKGKGAVVPSDSQAREKLALYVYEYLLHVGAQKSAQTFLSEIRWEKNITLGEPPGFLHSWWCVFWDLYCAAPDRRETCEHSSEAKAFHDYSAAAAPSPVMGNMPPNDGMPGGPMPPGFFQGPPGSQQSPHAQPPPHNTSNPMMGPHGQPFMSPRYPGGPRPSLRMPNQPPVGVPGSQPLLTNSLDPTRPQGHPNMGGPMRMNPPRGMGGMGPQSYGGMRPPPNSLGGPGMPGMNMGPGVRGPWPNPNANSIAYSSSSPGNYVGPPGGGGPPGTPIMPSPGDSTNSSENIYTMMNPIGPGGNRPNFPMGPGPDGPMGGMGGMEPHHMNGSLGSGDMDGLPKNSPNNMAGMNNPPGTPRDDGEMGGNFLNPFQSESYSPNMTMSV
- the zgc:110158 gene encoding single-stranded DNA-binding protein 3 isoform X5 — translated: MGEEHYTRGASWIPAFMVVSAAAAPSPVMGNMPPNDGMPGGPMPPGFFQGPPGSQQSPHAQPPPHNTSNPMMGPHGQPFMSPRYPGGPRPSLRMPNQPPVGVPGSQPLLTNSLDPTRPQGHPNMGGPMRMNPPRGMGGMGPQSYGGMRPPPNSLGGPGMPGMNMGPGVRGPWPNPNANSIAYSSSSPGNYVGPPGGGGPPGTPIMPSPGDSTNSSENIYTMMNPIGPGGNRPNFPMGPGPDGPMGGMGGMEPHHMNGSLGSGDMDGLPKNSPNNMAGMNNPPGTPRDDGEMGGNFLNPFQSESVSRVGPTPKFLPFPSPASHTAPSSRHSLAPPTGHKI
- the zgc:110158 gene encoding single-stranded DNA-binding protein 3 isoform X3, which produces MYAKGKGAVVPSDSQAREKLALYVYEYLLHVGAQKSAQTFLSEIRWEKNITLGEPPGFLHSWWCVFWDLYCAAPDRRETCEHSSEAKAFHDYSAAAAPSPVMGNMPPNDGMPGGPMPPGFFQPFMSPRYPGGPRPSLRMPNQPPVGVPGSQPLLTNSLDPTRPQGHPNMGGPMRMNPPRGMGGMGPQSYGGMRPPPNSLGGPGMPGMNMGPGVRGPWPNPNANSIAYSSSSPGNYVGPPGGGGPPGTPIMPSPGDSTNSSENIYTMMNPIGPGGNRPNFPMGPGPDGPMGGMGGMEPHHMNGSLGSGDMDGLPKNSPNNMAGMNNPPGTPRDDGEMGGNFLNPFQSESVSRVGPTPKFLPFPSPASHTAPSSRHSLAPPTGHKI
- the zgc:110158 gene encoding single-stranded DNA-binding protein 3 isoform X1, whose product is MYAKGKGAVVPSDSQAREKLALYVYEYLLHVGAQKSAQTFLSEIRWEKNITLGEPPGFLHSWWCVFWDLYCAAPDRRETCEHSSEAKAFHDYSAAAAPSPVMGNMPPNDGMPGGPMPPGFFQGPPGSQQSPHAQPPPHNTSNPMMGPHGQPFMSPRYPGGPRPSLRMPNQPPVGVPGSQPLLTNSLDPTRPQGHPNMGGPMRMNPPRGMGGMGPQSYGGMRPPPNSLGGPGMPGMNMGPGVRGPWPNPNANSIAYSSSSPGNYVGPPGGGGPPGTPIMPSPGDSTNSSENIYTMMNPIGPGGNRPNFPMGPGPDGPMGGMGGMEPHHMNGSLGSGDMDGLPKNSPNNMAGMNNPPGTPRDDGEMGGNFLNPFQSESVSRVGPTPKFLPFPSPASHTAPSSRHSLAPPTGHKI
- the zgc:110158 gene encoding single-stranded DNA-binding protein 3 isoform X4, whose amino-acid sequence is MYAKGKGAVVPSDSQAREKLALYVYEYLLHVGAQKSAQTFLSEIRWEKNITLGEPPGFLHSWWCVFWDLYCAAPDRRETCEHSSEAKAFHDYSAAAAPSPVMGNMPPNDGMPGGPMPPGFFQPFMSPRYPGGPRPSLRMPNQPPVGVPGSQPLLTNSLDPTRPQGHPNMGGPMRMNPPRGMGGMGPQSYGGMRPPPNSLGGPGMPGMNMGPGVRGPWPNPNANSIAYSSSSPGNYVGPPGGGGPPGTPIMPSPGDSTNSSENIYTMMNPIGPGGNRPNFPMGPGPDGPMGGMGGMEPHHMNGSLGSGDMDGLPKNSPNNMAGMNNPPGTPRDDGEMGGNFLNPFQSESYSPNMTMSV